The Strix uralensis isolate ZFMK-TIS-50842 chromosome 13, bStrUra1, whole genome shotgun sequence genome window below encodes:
- the BRS3 gene encoding bombesin receptor subtype-3, which produces MSQVYLHSANQTLCASTNGTELKSIIDNETTNEKWTEDSFPGLEILCTIYVTYAVIISVGLLGNAILIKVFFKIKSMQTVPNIFITSLAFGDLLLLLTCVPVDATRYIVDTWLFGRIGCKLLSFIQLTSVGVSVFTLTVLSADRYRAIVKPLELQTSDALLKTCCKAGCVWIISMIFAIPEAVFSDLYSFSNPEKNVTFEACAPYPVSEKILQEAHSLVCFLVFYIVPLAVISVYYFLIARTLYKSTSNMPAEEHGHARKQIESRKRVAKTVLVLVALFAFCWLPNHILYLYRSFTYHASVDASTFHLIATIFSRALAFSNSCVNPFALYWLSKSFRQHFKKQVLCCKAKFRTKPPSATHSNTPTRALSVTGSTHGSEISVTLLTDYSITKEEESV; this is translated from the exons ATGTCTCAAGTATACTTGCATTCAGCTAATCAGACTTTGTGTGCATCTACAAATGGTACAGAACTGAAATCAATCATTGATAATGAAACCACAAATGAAAAATGGACCGAAGACTCCTTTCCAGGATTAGAAATACTGTGCACAATTTATGTTACATATGCTGTGATCATTTCAGTGGGTCTCCTTGGAAATGCTATACTCATCAAAGTCTTTTTCAAGATTAAATCAATGCAGACGGTTCCAAACATCTTCATCACCAGCCTGGCATTTGGAGACCTACTGCTTTTATTAACTTGTGTGCCTGTAGATGCAACACGTTATATTGTGGATACCTGGCTCTTCGGAAGAATTGGGTGCAAGCTGCTGTCTTTTATCCAGTTAACCTCAGTTGGAGTATCAGTGTTTACCCTGACTGTTCTCAGTGCTGACAG GTACAGAGCCATCGTTAAGCCCTTGGAACTGCAGACTTCGGATGCGCTGCTAAAGACCTGCTGTAAAGCTGGCTGTGTTTGGATCATCTCCATGATATTTGCTATCCCAGAGGCTGTTTTTTCAGATCTGTATTCTTTCAGCAATCCTgagaaaaatgtaacttttgaGGCATGTGCCCCCTATCCTGTGTCTGAGAAGATCCTGCAGGAAGCTCACTCCCTGGTTTGCTTCTTAGTGTTCTATATTGTACCTTTAGCTGTCATTTCTGTCTACTATTTTCTTATCGCCAGAACTTTATATAAAAGTACATCCAACATGCCAGCAGAAGAACATGGTCATGCCCGTAAGCAG ATTGAATCCCGCAAGAGAGTTGCAAAAACAGTGCTGGTGCTTGTTGCTTTGTTTGCCTTTTGCTGGTTGCCTAACCACATCCTCTACCTATACCGCTCTTTTACATACCATGCTTCTGTAGATGCTTCCACCTTTCATCTGATAGCTACTATTTTTTCCCGTGCTTTGGCCTTCAGCAATTCCTGCGTCAATCCTTTTGCTCTTTATTGGCTGAGTAAAAGTTTCcggcaacattttaaaaagcaagtctTGTGCTGCAAGGCAAAATTTCGTACAAAGCCTCCCAGTGCTACCCACAGTAACACACCTACCAGAGCCCTGTCAGTCACGGGCAGCACGCATGGCTCAGAAATCAGTGTTACACTGCTAACAGATTATAGTAtcacaaaagaagaggaaagcgTTTAG